CTAAAACGCGCTGCAGCCTCGATATTCTCGCCAAAGGCCGTGACGCTTGTAGCGCTTGGCAAGGTGGACAGTAAGTCTTTGCCAAAGGCTCTTAAACGTTAAAACTCCGGGGGGAGGGCAAGGCATCATGAAGATACTCGTAGTCGAAGACGAGAAAAAAGTAGCAAGCTTCATAAAACGCGGGCTCGAGCAGGAGGGCTACGTAGTGGACGCAGTCGAGGACGGCGTTAAGGGCGAGTCCTACGCTGAAACCAACGAGTACGACGTCATAGTCTTAGACATAATGCTTCCCTCCAAGAGCGGGCTCGATGTGCTAAAGGCCTTAAAGGAGAAGAAGGTAAAGTCGTCCATAATACTCTTGACTGCGCGCGATACTGTCGAGGACAGGGTAGCAGGATTGAACCTTGGCGCAGACGATTATCTTACCAAACCATTTGCGTTCGAGGAGCTTCTTGCAAGAGTAAGGGCGCTCTCGAGGCGCGGCGCAGGAGGCATGGCCGAGCTTAAGTTCGAGGACTTGAGCCTTGACCCTGTGACGCGAAAGGCAGTAAGGGCAGGCCAGGAGATAGAGCTTACTTTAAAGGAGTACGCGCTGCTCGAATATCTGCTTAGGAACCCGAACCGCGTGCTCTCCAGAACGCTCATTGCCGAGAATGTCTGGAAGCAGAGTTTCGATACCGAGACGAATGTAGTCGACGTTTATATAAACCACTTGAGAAATAAGCTCGATAAGCCGCCTTTTAAGAGATTGATACACACTGTGAGGGGCGTGGGGTATGTTATCAAGAGCGAGTAGCTCTTGCGGGGATTTGGGCTATGTTGACCGAAAGCGTAAAAGAAGCTCTTAAAAGGGCCGTTGGCAAAGACAAGGTGTCCTTTCTACGGGAAGACCTGCTCTGTTATTCCTTTGACGCAACCAATAAAAAGCACATGCCAGGCGCCGTTGTGTTCGCGGCGGATGCCGAGGACGTATCGCGTTTGATGCGCCTTGCCAACAAGGAAGGCTTTGCCGTCATACCCAGGGGCGCGGGAACCGGGTTTACCGGAGGAAGCGTGCCCTCGATAAACGGCGGTGGCGGCGTTGTCCTGTCCCTTGAGCGCATGAATAGTATTATAGAAATAGACAAGGCCAACATGACGGCAGTGGTCGAGCCGGGAGTCATTACCGGAGACCTGCAAGACGAGGCCGAGAAAAACGGCCTTTTCTATCCGCCAGACCCCACGAGCTCGAACTTCTCGACAATTGGCGGCAATATCGCCGAGTGCGCCGGAGGCCCAAGGTGCGTAAAGTACGGCGTTACAAAGGACTATGTGCTAGGGCTCGAGGCCGTGCTCCCAACAGGCGAAATAATTCGCACGGGCGTTAAAAAAACGCTAAAGGGTGTGGCTGGGTACGATTTAACCAAGCTCATCGTAGGCTCCGAAGGTACCCTTGCCATCGTAACAAAGGCGTATCTGAAGCTAACGGCGCTTCCGCCTGTAAGAAAGACAATGCTTGCGAAGTTTAAGCGCGTGGAGGACGCTGCCTCTGCCGTGATAGCGGTAATGTCGGCAAAGGTAGTGCCGTCGATGATGGAGCTTATGGATTCTGCCTCCATCAGGTGCGTTGCGGCCAATTCAGGCACAGGGCTCGAAGGGGTTGGCGCAGCGCTTTTAATGGAAGCGGACGGCAGCGAGAGCTCTGTAAAAGACGACGTTGCGGCGATTGAGAGAGAGGTAAAGGCGCACGGAGCAATTGAATTCAGGGTCGCAGCCGACAAGAATGAAGTGAAGGATTTATGGAAGCTAAGGAAGTCCATCTCCCCGGCGTTAAACAAGCTTAAGCCGACCAAGATAAATGAGGACGTCGTTGTGCCGAGGTCGCGTCTTGTTGAGCTTAT
The nucleotide sequence above comes from Deltaproteobacteria bacterium. Encoded proteins:
- a CDS encoding response regulator transcription factor; the protein is MKILVVEDEKKVASFIKRGLEQEGYVVDAVEDGVKGESYAETNEYDVIVLDIMLPSKSGLDVLKALKEKKVKSSIILLTARDTVEDRVAGLNLGADDYLTKPFAFEELLARVRALSRRGAGGMAELKFEDLSLDPVTRKAVRAGQEIELTLKEYALLEYLLRNPNRVLSRTLIAENVWKQSFDTETNVVDVYINHLRNKLDKPPFKRLIHTVRGVGYVIKSE
- a CDS encoding FAD-binding protein, which produces MLTESVKEALKRAVGKDKVSFLREDLLCYSFDATNKKHMPGAVVFAADAEDVSRLMRLANKEGFAVIPRGAGTGFTGGSVPSINGGGGVVLSLERMNSIIEIDKANMTAVVEPGVITGDLQDEAEKNGLFYPPDPTSSNFSTIGGNIAECAGGPRCVKYGVTKDYVLGLEAVLPTGEIIRTGVKKTLKGVAGYDLTKLIVGSEGTLAIVTKAYLKLTALPPVRKTMLAKFKRVEDAASAVIAVMSAKVVPSMMELMDSASIRCVAANSGTGLEGVGAALLMEADGSESSVKDDVAAIEREVKAHGAIEFRVAADKNEVKDLWKLRKSISPALNKLKPTKINEDVVVPRSRLVELIKGVETIAEAKKVLVACFGHAGDGNIHVNVMIDGSDADEARRGAEAVKSVFELVLHLDGTITGEHGIGTAKAEFLPMELGIDTIDAMKRIKKALDPNNVLNPGKIFLPDAARAKAV